The Macaca nemestrina isolate mMacNem1 chromosome 12, mMacNem.hap1, whole genome shotgun sequence genome contains a region encoding:
- the LOC105469831 gene encoding LOW QUALITY PROTEIN: uncharacterized PE-PGRS family protein PE_PGRS20 (The sequence of the model RefSeq protein was modified relative to this genomic sequence to represent the inferred CDS: inserted 3 bases in 2 codons; deleted 2 bases in 1 codon; substituted 1 base at 1 genomic stop codon) → MPSSDRKVDGKGTRVPSGCGDSVLRKPCTPPPLSRNHTPWTSGTPGANGIEGWRGEADTLPAEGQDGGRKVRKGDIFSGGAETAQGWGAAGSSQAERARGQGRSAGXASVGSSTWGGTPGPGQTGTRQGTQNRGVPSCHLTHRNSFSSRHRGSSGRAFSGLCRSLEGWRAGRQAVLGEXQQDVTRRAKRPREXGPGTLRSKEAAGARPAGAVPTRHCGPGSGAERAHSGLGDTVCPHRSAPGAGLAGSTASRGVKGMGRDQTRRGGRGGVNELSGGRLAQAGVRSTAGGEREALASRARGQGGPHGRRRSRDRCLSVRAGDEARSPVGVDVPTSCRRPGRQVRRTCRAGHDMVRCDGEDRRGASGLPEHPRLVGLRQEAGLFLYFSHGVGTLQLPSGLPEPTT, encoded by the exons ATGCCGTCTTCAGACAGGAAAGTGGACGGGAAGGGGACCAGGGTGCCCAGCGGCTGTGGGGACTCTGTCCTGCGGAAGCCGTG caccccacccccactctccAGGAACCACACCCCGTGGACTTCCGGGACCCCTGGAGCAAAC GGGATCGAGGGCTGGCGGGGAGAAGCAGACACCCTCCCGGCAGAGGGGCAGgatgggggcaggaaagttagAAAAGGTGACATCTTCTCGGGGGGAGCCGAGACTGCGCAAGGCTGGGGGGCTGCGGGCTCATCCCAGGCAGAAAGGGCAAGAGGGCAGGGACGGAGCGCAG TGGCCAGCGTAGGGTCCAGCACGTGGGGTGGTACCCCAGGCCCGGGTCAGACAGGGACAAGGCAGGGGACACAAAACAGAGGGGTCCCCAGCTGCCACCTCACCCACCGCAATTCATTTAGTAGCAGGCACAGGGGCAGCTCTGGCAGGGCTTTCTCAGGCCTATGCCGGAGCCTCGAGGGCTGGAGAGCGGGAAGACAGGCAGTGCTCGGGGAGTAGCAGCAGGACGTCACCAGGAGGGCGAAGCGGCCACGGGA GGGCCCCGGGACATTACGCAGCAAGGAGGCTGCAGGGGCTCGGCCTGCGGGCGCCGTTCCCACGAGGCACTGCGGCCCAGGGTCTGGTGCGGAGAGGGCCCACAGTGGACTTGGTGACACTGTATGCCCTCACCGCTCAGCCCCTGGGGCTGGCTTGGCAGGCAGTACAGCATCCAGGGGAGTCAAGGGCATGGGGCGAGACCAGACTAGGCGAGGCGGGCGGGGCGGAGTGAAT GAGCTCTCAGGAGGGAGGCTGGCGCAGGCAGGGGTGAGGAGCACAGCAGGCGGCGAGCGGGAGGCACTGGCCTCCAGAGCCCGTGGCCAAGGCGGGCCTCACGGGCGACGACGGAGCCGGGATCGGTGCCTCAGCGTTCGGGCTGGAGACGAGG CCAGGTCTCCAGTCGGGGTGGACGTGCCCACCAGCTGCCGAAGGCCGGGACGCCAGGTCCGGCGGACTTGCCGAGCGGGACATGACATGGTCCGGTGTGACGGCGAGGACAGAAGGGGCGCGTCCGGCCTTCCTG AACACCCTAGGCTGGTGGGGCTGCGGCAAGAAGCGGGtctgtttctttacttctccCACGGAGTCGGCACACTACAGCTGCCCTCTGGGCTCCCAGAACCCACAACATGA